Proteins from one Streptomyces genisteinicus genomic window:
- the ileS gene encoding isoleucine--tRNA ligase, which produces MTPPQYRQVPAQVDLPALEHAVLDFWREGKIFAKTLEQSEGRPEWVFYEGPPTANGMPGAHHIEARVFKDVFPRFRTMRGYHVARKAGWDCHGLPVELAVEKELGFSGKKDIEAYGIAEFNAKCRESVTRHTDAFAELTTRMGYWTDMDDPYRTMDPDYIQSVWWSLKQIFDKGLLVQDHRVAPWCPRCGTGLSDHELAQGYETVVDPSVYVRFPLTSGPLAGEAALVVWTTTPWTLVSNTAVAAHPEVTYVVARRTGDEDSERLVVAEPLLEKALGEGWEATGQSFTGAEMERWTYQRPFELVEFPSVGEGTGKGSPSGAHYVVNAEYVTTEDGTGLVHQSPAFGEEDLKVCRSYGLPVVNPVRPDGTFEEDVPLVGGVFFKKADEALTADLQARGLLFKHIPYEHSYPHCWRCHTALLYYAQPSWYIRTTAVKDRLLAENEATNWFPDSVKQGRYGDWLNNNIDWALSRNRYWGTPLPIWRCEDDHLTCVGSLAELTELTGADQSGLDPHRPYIDDVTFACPQCSATATRVPEVIDAWYDSGSMPFAQWGYPYKNKDVFEKRYPAQFISEAIDQTRGWFYTLMAVGTLVFDKSSYENVVCLGHILAEDGRKMSKHLGNILQPIPLMDQHGADAVRWFMAAGGSPWAARRVGHGTIQEVVRKTLLTYWNTVAFQALYARTSNWAPSAADPAPADRTVLDRWLLSELHALVDQVTSALEAYDTQRAGKLLSAFVDDLSNWYVRRSRRRFWQGDKAALRTLHEVVETVTRLMAPLTPFITERVWQDLVVPVTPDAPESVHLSSWPVADLDAIDPALSQQMVLVRRLVELGRATRAESGVKTRQPLSRALVAVSGFETLSPELHAQITEELNVSSLASLSEVGGSLVDTTAKANFRALGKRFGKGVQDVAKAVAAADAAALSLALRSGEATLEVGGETISLSPEEVIITETPREGWSVASDAGATVALDLEITPELRRAGLARDAIRLIQEARKNSGLDVADRIALRWSSSDPEVASALADHATLIADEVLATDFATGEADASYGDAFTDEGLSLTFRLRKV; this is translated from the coding sequence ATGACGCCGCCGCAGTACCGCCAGGTACCCGCCCAGGTAGACCTGCCCGCGCTCGAGCACGCCGTGCTCGACTTCTGGCGCGAGGGCAAGATCTTCGCCAAGACCCTGGAGCAGTCCGAGGGACGCCCCGAGTGGGTCTTCTACGAGGGTCCGCCCACGGCCAACGGCATGCCCGGCGCGCACCACATCGAGGCCCGCGTCTTCAAGGACGTCTTCCCGCGCTTCCGCACCATGCGCGGCTACCACGTCGCCCGCAAGGCCGGCTGGGACTGCCACGGCCTGCCGGTCGAGCTCGCCGTCGAGAAGGAGCTCGGCTTCTCCGGCAAGAAGGACATCGAGGCCTACGGCATCGCCGAGTTCAACGCCAAGTGCCGTGAGTCGGTGACCCGGCACACGGACGCGTTCGCCGAGCTGACGACGCGCATGGGCTACTGGACCGACATGGACGACCCGTACCGGACGATGGACCCGGACTACATCCAGTCCGTGTGGTGGTCGCTGAAGCAGATCTTCGACAAGGGCCTGCTGGTCCAGGACCACCGGGTCGCCCCGTGGTGTCCGCGCTGCGGCACCGGGCTCTCCGACCACGAGCTGGCGCAGGGCTACGAGACGGTCGTGGACCCGTCGGTCTACGTGCGCTTCCCGCTGACCTCCGGCCCGCTGGCGGGCGAGGCGGCCCTGGTGGTGTGGACGACCACCCCGTGGACGCTGGTGTCCAACACGGCGGTCGCCGCCCACCCCGAGGTCACGTACGTGGTGGCGCGCAGGACCGGCGACGAGGACTCCGAGAGGCTGGTCGTCGCCGAGCCGCTGCTGGAGAAGGCGCTGGGCGAGGGCTGGGAGGCGACCGGGCAGTCGTTCACCGGCGCCGAGATGGAGCGCTGGACGTACCAGCGGCCCTTCGAGCTGGTGGAGTTCCCGAGCGTAGGCGAGGGAACCGGCAAGGGCAGCCCGTCCGGGGCCCACTACGTGGTCAACGCCGAGTACGTCACCACCGAGGACGGCACGGGTCTGGTCCACCAGTCCCCCGCGTTCGGTGAGGAGGACCTCAAGGTCTGCCGCTCCTACGGGCTGCCGGTCGTCAACCCGGTCCGCCCCGACGGCACCTTCGAGGAGGACGTGCCGCTCGTCGGCGGCGTCTTCTTCAAGAAGGCCGACGAAGCCCTGACCGCCGACCTGCAGGCACGCGGGCTGCTGTTCAAGCACATCCCGTACGAGCACAGCTACCCGCACTGCTGGCGCTGCCACACGGCGCTGCTCTACTACGCGCAGCCCTCCTGGTACATCCGCACCACGGCGGTCAAGGACCGCCTGCTCGCCGAGAACGAGGCGACCAACTGGTTCCCCGACTCGGTCAAGCAGGGCCGGTACGGGGACTGGCTGAACAACAACATCGACTGGGCGCTCTCCCGGAACCGCTACTGGGGGACCCCGCTGCCGATCTGGCGCTGCGAGGACGACCACCTCACCTGCGTCGGCTCGCTCGCCGAGCTGACCGAGCTGACCGGCGCCGACCAGTCGGGCCTCGACCCGCACCGCCCGTACATCGACGACGTCACCTTCGCCTGCCCGCAGTGCTCCGCCACCGCGACGCGCGTCCCGGAGGTCATCGACGCCTGGTACGACTCCGGTTCGATGCCCTTCGCGCAGTGGGGCTACCCCTACAAGAACAAGGACGTCTTCGAGAAGCGCTACCCGGCGCAGTTCATCTCGGAGGCCATCGACCAGACCCGCGGCTGGTTCTACACGCTGATGGCCGTCGGCACGCTGGTCTTCGACAAGTCCTCGTACGAGAACGTGGTCTGCCTCGGGCACATCCTGGCCGAGGACGGCCGCAAGATGTCCAAGCACCTGGGCAACATCCTCCAGCCGATCCCGCTGATGGACCAGCACGGCGCCGACGCCGTGCGCTGGTTCATGGCGGCCGGCGGCTCGCCGTGGGCCGCCCGGCGCGTGGGGCACGGCACGATCCAGGAGGTCGTGCGCAAGACCCTGCTGACGTACTGGAACACCGTCGCCTTCCAGGCGCTGTACGCCCGTACGTCGAACTGGGCGCCCTCCGCGGCCGATCCGGCGCCCGCCGACCGCACGGTCCTCGACCGGTGGCTGCTGAGCGAGCTGCACGCGCTGGTGGACCAGGTGACCTCGGCGCTGGAGGCGTACGACACCCAGCGCGCGGGGAAGCTGCTCTCGGCGTTCGTCGACGACCTCTCCAACTGGTATGTGCGCCGCTCCCGCCGCCGCTTCTGGCAGGGCGACAAGGCCGCTCTGCGCACCCTCCACGAGGTCGTGGAGACCGTGACGCGTCTGATGGCGCCGCTCACCCCGTTCATCACCGAGCGGGTCTGGCAGGACCTGGTCGTGCCGGTCACCCCGGACGCGCCCGAGTCGGTGCACCTGTCCTCCTGGCCGGTCGCCGACCTGGACGCGATCGACCCGGCGCTGTCGCAGCAGATGGTGCTCGTGAGGCGTCTGGTGGAGCTGGGACGGGCGACGCGTGCGGAGTCCGGCGTCAAGACCCGCCAGCCGCTGTCGCGCGCCCTGGTGGCCGTCTCCGGCTTCGAGACCCTCTCCCCCGAGCTGCACGCGCAGATCACCGAGGAGCTGAACGTCTCCTCCCTCGCGTCGCTCTCCGAGGTCGGCGGCTCGCTGGTCGACACCACGGCGAAGGCCAACTTCCGCGCGCTGGGCAAGCGTTTCGGCAAGGGCGTCCAGGACGTGGCCAAGGCGGTCGCCGCGGCCGACGCCGCCGCGCTCTCGCTGGCGCTGCGCTCCGGTGAGGCGACGCTGGAGGTGGGCGGCGAGACGATCTCCCTCTCCCCGGAGGAGGTCATCATCACCGAGACCCCGCGCGAGGGCTGGTCCGTGGCATCGGACGCGGGGGCGACCGTCGCCCTCGACCTGGAGATCACGCCGGAACTGCGGCGTGCGGGTCTGGCGCGCGACGCGATCCGCCTGATCCAGGAGGCCCGCAAGAACAGCGGCCTGGACGTGGCGGACCGGATCGCGCTGCGCTGGTCCTCCTCCGACCCGGAGGTGGCCTCCGCCCTGGCCGACCACGCGACGCTGATCGCGGACGAGGTGCTGGCGACGGACTTCGCCACCGGGGAGGCGGACGCGTCCTACGGCGACGCCTTCACCGACGAGGGCCTCTCCCTGACGTTCCGCCTCCGCAAGGTCTGA
- a CDS encoding DivIVA domain-containing protein: MPLTPEDVRNKQFTTVRLREGYDEDEVDAFLDEVEAELTRLLRENEDLRAKLAAATRAAAQNQQQQGMRKPPEPQDGRGPGAPVPAAISGPPVQQQPPQMGPPQLPGGAPQLPAGPSHGGPQGPGPMGQGPGGPMGPGPMQGGPMGGPMGGPMGHGGPQGPGPMGQGPGGDSAARVLSLAQQTADQAIAEARSEANKIVGEARSRAEGLERDARAKADALERDAQEKHRVAMGSLESARATLERKVEDLRGFEREYRTRLKSYLESQLRQLETQADDSLAPPRTPAAASLPPSPAPSMAPAGASAPSYGGNQTMGGHGPSPSGPSYGGQQQMSPAMTQPMAPVRPQAPQPMQQAPSPMRGFLIDEDDN, encoded by the coding sequence ATGCCGCTGACCCCCGAGGACGTGCGGAACAAGCAGTTCACGACCGTCCGCCTCCGAGAAGGCTATGACGAGGACGAGGTCGATGCCTTCCTCGACGAGGTCGAAGCCGAGCTGACCCGTCTGCTCCGCGAGAACGAGGACCTGCGCGCCAAGCTGGCCGCCGCGACCCGTGCGGCCGCGCAGAACCAGCAGCAGCAGGGCATGCGCAAACCCCCGGAGCCGCAGGACGGCCGCGGTCCCGGCGCCCCCGTGCCCGCCGCCATATCCGGACCCCCCGTCCAGCAGCAGCCCCCGCAGATGGGCCCGCCCCAGCTGCCCGGTGGTGCTCCGCAGCTGCCGGCCGGTCCCAGCCACGGCGGCCCGCAGGGCCCCGGCCCGATGGGTCAGGGTCCCGGCGGCCCCATGGGCCCCGGTCCGATGCAGGGCGGCCCCATGGGCGGTCCGATGGGCGGCCCCATGGGCCACGGCGGCCCGCAGGGCCCCGGTCCGATGGGCCAGGGTCCCGGCGGCGACAGCGCGGCCCGTGTCCTCTCGCTGGCCCAGCAGACCGCCGACCAGGCGATCGCCGAGGCCCGCTCCGAGGCCAACAAGATCGTCGGCGAGGCGCGTTCGCGCGCCGAGGGCCTCGAGCGCGACGCCCGCGCCAAGGCCGACGCCCTGGAGCGGGACGCACAGGAGAAGCACCGCGTGGCCATGGGCTCCCTGGAGTCCGCGCGCGCCACGCTGGAGCGCAAGGTCGAGGACCTGCGGGGCTTCGAGCGCGAGTACCGCACGCGCCTGAAGTCGTACCTGGAGTCGCAGCTGCGCCAGCTGGAGACCCAGGCCGACGACTCGCTGGCCCCGCCGCGCACCCCCGCCGCGGCCTCGCTCCCGCCGTCCCCGGCGCCCTCCATGGCACCGGCCGGCGCGAGCGCCCCGTCCTACGGCGGCAACCAGACGATGGGCGGCCACGGCCCCTCGCCGTCCGGCCCGTCCTACGGCGGTCAGCAGCAGATGTCCCCGGCCATGACCCAGCCGATGGCACCGGTCCGGCCGCAGGCGCCGCAGCCGATGCAGCAGGCGCCGTCGCCGATGCGGGGCTTCCTCATCGACGAGGACGACAACTGA
- a CDS encoding YggT family protein: MGVALQVIYIALMCFLVVLIFRLVMDYVFQFARSWQPGKAMVVVLEATYTVTDPPLKLLRRFIPPLRLGGVALDLSFFVLMIIVYILISVVRGVGSSM; this comes from the coding sequence ATGGGCGTCGCACTACAAGTGATCTACATCGCGCTGATGTGCTTCCTGGTCGTGTTGATCTTCCGGCTGGTCATGGACTACGTCTTCCAGTTCGCACGTTCATGGCAACCCGGCAAGGCGATGGTGGTCGTTCTGGAGGCCACCTACACTGTCACCGATCCACCGCTCAAGCTTCTTCGGCGGTTCATCCCGCCGTTGCGTCTCGGGGGCGTGGCACTCGACCTGTCCTTCTTCGTTCTGATGATCATCGTCTACATCCTGATCTCCGTCGTTCGCGGCGTGGGGAGCTCGATGTGA
- a CDS encoding cell division protein SepF, whose amino-acid sequence MAGAMRKMAVYLGLVEDDGYDGRGFDPDDDFEPEPEPERDHRRHAPPHQIEREEPVRVAAPPAPREPVALPVESPRPARIAPVASITPERPSLEKNAPVIMPKAVSEREPYRITTLHPRTYNEARTIGEHFREGTPVIMNLTEMDDTDAKRLVDFAAGLVFGLHGSIERVTQKVFLLSPANVDVTAEDKARIAEGGFFNQS is encoded by the coding sequence ATGGCCGGCGCTATGCGCAAGATGGCGGTCTACCTCGGCCTCGTGGAGGACGATGGGTACGACGGCCGGGGCTTCGACCCCGATGACGACTTCGAACCCGAGCCCGAGCCGGAGCGCGACCACCGGCGGCACGCACCCCCGCACCAGATCGAGCGGGAGGAGCCGGTCCGCGTGGCCGCCCCGCCCGCACCCCGCGAGCCCGTCGCCCTGCCGGTCGAGAGCCCGCGCCCGGCGCGTATCGCCCCCGTGGCATCCATCACACCTGAACGTCCGAGCCTGGAGAAGAACGCACCGGTGATCATGCCCAAGGCCGTGTCCGAGCGGGAGCCCTACCGCATCACCACGCTGCACCCCCGGACCTACAACGAGGCCCGTACCATCGGGGAACACTTCCGTGAGGGCACCCCGGTGATCATGAACCTCACGGAGATGGACGACACCGACGCGAAGCGACTTGTCGACTTTGCCGCGGGACTCGTCTTCGGCCTGCATGGCAGCATTGAACGAGTGACGCAGAAGGTGTTCCTGTTGTCGCCTGCTAACGTCGATGTCACGGCTGAGGACAAGGCCCGCATCGCAGAGGGCGGATTCTTCAACCAGAGCTGA
- a CDS encoding YggS family pyridoxal phosphate-dependent enzyme, with translation MTDRSTELADNLARVEERIAAACAAAGRDRGEVTLIVVTKTYPASDVRILHGLGVRHMAENRDQDAAPKAAACADLDIRWHFVGQLQTNKVRSVAGYADVVQSVDRPKLVSALSAAAVRADREIGCLVQVALDAESGRQGERGGVAPDRIEELADAVAAAPGLRLGGLMTVAPLAGPYAGRQQAAFERLMEFSSGLRAAHPAANMVSAGMSADLEQAVAAGATHVRVGTAVLGVRPRLR, from the coding sequence ATGACGGACCGCAGCACCGAACTCGCCGACAACCTGGCGCGGGTGGAGGAGCGGATCGCCGCCGCCTGCGCGGCCGCCGGACGCGACCGCGGCGAGGTGACGCTGATCGTGGTCACCAAGACCTACCCCGCCTCCGATGTGCGGATCCTGCACGGACTCGGGGTGCGTCACATGGCGGAGAACCGTGACCAGGACGCGGCCCCGAAAGCCGCGGCCTGTGCGGATCTGGACATCCGGTGGCATTTCGTCGGCCAGCTCCAGACCAACAAAGTCCGTTCCGTGGCGGGTTACGCCGATGTCGTGCAGTCCGTCGACCGGCCGAAGCTCGTCTCCGCCCTCTCGGCCGCGGCGGTCCGGGCGGACCGCGAGATCGGCTGCCTGGTCCAGGTCGCGCTCGACGCGGAGTCCGGGCGGCAGGGGGAGCGCGGCGGCGTCGCGCCGGACCGGATCGAGGAGTTGGCGGACGCGGTGGCCGCCGCACCGGGACTGCGGCTCGGCGGGCTGATGACCGTCGCGCCGCTGGCCGGCCCCTATGCGGGGCGGCAACAGGCGGCGTTCGAGCGGCTGATGGAATTCTCATCCGGCCTGCGCGCGGCTCATCCGGCTGCGAACATGGTGTCAGCAGGGATGAGTGCGGACCTCGAGCAGGCCGTGGCGGCGGGAGCGACACATGTGCGCGTCGGCACTGCGGTACTCGGAGTCCGACCGAGGCTCCGGTAA
- the pgeF gene encoding peptidoglycan editing factor PgeF: MTVEHDAIHASGARFAFTDRWGGVSAAPYEELNLGGAVGDDPDAVRANRAAAARSLGIDPDQVVWMNQVHGKDVAVVDGPWGDAPVPSVDGVVTARRGLALAVLTADCTPVLLADPVAGVAAAAHAGRPGTVAGIVPATVAAMTALGAEPARIVARTGPAVCGRCYEVPEQMRADVAEVEPAAWSETSWGTPAVDVTAAVHAQLAALGVTDRRASGICTLESRDHYSYRRDRTTGRLAGYVWLESRDGS, from the coding sequence GTGACCGTGGAGCACGACGCGATACACGCGAGCGGCGCCCGCTTCGCCTTCACCGACAGGTGGGGCGGGGTGAGCGCCGCTCCGTACGAGGAGCTCAACCTCGGCGGCGCGGTCGGCGACGACCCGGACGCCGTCCGGGCCAACCGCGCCGCCGCCGCCCGGTCCCTGGGCATCGACCCGGACCAGGTCGTCTGGATGAACCAGGTGCACGGCAAGGACGTCGCGGTGGTCGACGGCCCGTGGGGGGACGCGCCCGTCCCGTCCGTCGACGGGGTGGTCACCGCCCGGCGCGGTCTGGCGCTCGCGGTGCTCACCGCGGACTGCACCCCCGTCCTGCTGGCCGACCCGGTGGCGGGCGTCGCCGCCGCCGCGCACGCCGGCCGGCCCGGCACGGTCGCCGGCATCGTCCCCGCGACCGTGGCGGCGATGACCGCGCTCGGCGCCGAACCGGCACGCATCGTCGCGCGCACCGGCCCCGCCGTCTGCGGCCGTTGCTACGAGGTTCCCGAGCAGATGCGGGCGGACGTCGCCGAAGTGGAACCGGCCGCCTGGTCCGAGACGAGCTGGGGCACTCCCGCCGTCGACGTGACCGCCGCGGTGCACGCCCAGCTCGCCGCGCTCGGCGTCACCGACCGCCGCGCGTCCGGGATCTGCACCCTGGAATCGCGCGACCACTACTCGTACCGCCGTGACCGGACCACCGGGCGGCTCGCCGGATACGTCTGGCTCGAAAGCCGGGATGGGTCATGA
- the ftsZ gene encoding cell division protein FtsZ, with protein MAAPQNYLAVIKVIGVGGGGVNAINRMIEVGLKGVEFIAINTDAQALLMSDADVKLDVGRELTRGLGAGANPAVGRKAAEDHREEIEEVLKGADMVFVTAGEGGGTGTGGAPVVANIARSLGALTIGVVTRPFTFEGRRRANQAEDGIAELREEVDTLIVIPNDRLLSISDRQVSVLDAFKSADQVLLSGVQGITDLITTPGLINLDFADVKSVMSEAGSALMGIGSARGDDRAVAAAEMAISSPLLEASIDGARGVLLSISGGSDLGLFEINEAAQLVSEAAHPEANIIFGAVIDDALGDEVRVTVIAAGFDGGQPPTRRENVIGSASAKREEQAPPQRPEPVRPASGLGTVPVREEPPAPAEPAPVSGDTISPSSPPQVPSARPYDTQAEELDVPDFLK; from the coding sequence GTGGCAGCACCGCAGAACTACCTCGCAGTCATCAAGGTCATCGGTGTCGGCGGCGGTGGTGTCAATGCCATCAACCGAATGATCGAGGTCGGTCTCAAAGGCGTCGAGTTCATCGCGATCAACACGGACGCGCAAGCGCTGTTGATGAGCGACGCCGACGTCAAGCTCGACGTCGGCCGCGAACTCACCCGGGGCCTCGGCGCCGGAGCCAACCCGGCAGTCGGTCGCAAGGCGGCAGAGGACCACCGCGAGGAGATCGAGGAGGTCCTCAAGGGGGCCGACATGGTCTTCGTCACCGCGGGAGAAGGCGGCGGCACCGGCACCGGCGGCGCCCCCGTCGTCGCCAACATCGCGCGCTCGCTCGGCGCCCTGACCATCGGCGTCGTCACCCGCCCCTTCACCTTCGAGGGACGCCGGCGCGCCAACCAGGCGGAGGACGGCATCGCCGAGCTCCGCGAAGAGGTCGACACCCTCATCGTCATCCCCAACGACCGCCTGCTGTCCATCTCGGACCGGCAGGTGAGCGTCCTCGACGCCTTCAAGTCCGCGGACCAGGTGCTGCTCTCGGGTGTCCAGGGCATCACCGACCTCATCACCACCCCCGGCCTGATCAACCTCGACTTCGCCGACGTCAAGTCCGTGATGTCCGAGGCCGGGTCGGCCCTGATGGGCATCGGCTCCGCCCGCGGCGACGACCGCGCCGTGGCCGCCGCGGAGATGGCCATCTCCTCCCCGCTGCTGGAGGCGTCCATCGACGGCGCCCGCGGCGTGCTGCTCTCCATCTCGGGCGGCAGCGACCTCGGCCTCTTCGAGATCAACGAGGCCGCCCAGCTGGTGAGCGAGGCGGCCCACCCCGAGGCCAACATCATCTTCGGCGCCGTCATCGACGACGCGCTCGGCGACGAGGTCCGGGTCACGGTCATCGCGGCCGGCTTCGACGGCGGACAGCCGCCGACCCGCCGGGAGAACGTCATCGGCTCCGCTTCCGCCAAGCGCGAGGAGCAGGCCCCGCCGCAGCGCCCCGAGCCGGTGCGCCCCGCGAGCGGTCTGGGCACGGTGCCCGTGCGCGAGGAGCCCCCGGCACCCGCCGAGCCCGCCCCGGTCTCCGGCGACACGATCTCCCCGTCGTCCCCGCCCCAGGTCCCCTCGGCCCGTCCGTACGACACCCAGGCCGAAGAGCTGGACGTCCCCGACTTCCTGAAGTGA
- a CDS encoding cell division protein FtsQ/DivIB: MAGPTTAERGAEHPPERSDTSGGPAGPGGPDASGGRPPGRDPVRRRILLRRALIGCVAAVLLAAGAVWALYGSSWLRTEEVRATGTDVLTPRQVEEAAAVPVGAPLASVDTDAVEARLREAMPRIASVEAVRSWPHAIELRVVERTAVLALEKGARFAEVDAEGVQFATADKAPRGVPLVRLDLAGSPGAARFDADRLLTEAVAVRGDLPARVVRETASLEVRSYDDISLRLTGDRRVLWGSSEHGPAKARTLAALMKASPGARQFDVSAPTAPAAAGS, translated from the coding sequence GTGGCCGGACCGACCACCGCCGAGCGCGGCGCGGAGCATCCCCCCGAGAGATCGGACACCTCCGGCGGACCCGCCGGGCCGGGCGGACCGGACGCGTCCGGGGGGCGGCCCCCCGGACGCGACCCCGTCCGGCGGCGGATCCTGCTGCGCCGTGCGCTGATCGGCTGCGTCGCCGCGGTGCTCCTCGCGGCCGGCGCCGTGTGGGCCCTCTACGGGTCCTCCTGGCTGCGCACCGAGGAGGTACGGGCCACGGGCACCGACGTGCTCACCCCGCGGCAGGTCGAGGAGGCGGCGGCGGTGCCGGTCGGCGCCCCGCTGGCCTCCGTCGACACCGACGCCGTGGAGGCCAGGCTGCGCGAGGCGATGCCGCGCATCGCCTCCGTCGAGGCCGTGCGGTCCTGGCCGCACGCCATCGAGCTGCGGGTGGTCGAGCGGACCGCGGTCCTGGCCCTGGAGAAGGGCGCGCGGTTCGCCGAAGTGGACGCGGAGGGCGTGCAGTTCGCCACGGCCGACAAGGCGCCCCGCGGTGTGCCGCTCGTCCGCCTCGACCTCGCCGGATCACCCGGCGCCGCACGGTTCGACGCCGACCGGCTGCTCACCGAGGCGGTGGCGGTGCGCGGCGATCTGCCCGCCCGGGTGGTGCGCGAGACCGCGTCCCTGGAGGTGCGGTCCTACGACGACATCTCCCTGCGGCTCACGGGCGACCGGCGGGTGCTGTGGGGGAGTTCCGAGCACGGCCCGGCGAAGGCTCGCACACTCGCGGCGCTGATGAAAGCGTCTCCCGGTGCGCGTCAGTTCGACGTGAGCGCCCCCACCGCCCCTGCCGCAGCGGGGAGTTGA
- the murG gene encoding undecaprenyldiphospho-muramoylpentapeptide beta-N-acetylglucosaminyltransferase: MHVVLAGGGTAGHIEPALALADALRRQDPTVGITALGTERGLETRLVPERGYELALIPAVPLPRKPTPELITVPGRLRGTIKAAEQILERTKADCVVGFGGYVALPGYLAAKRLGVPIVVHEANARPGLANKIGSRYAAGVAVATPDSKLRNSRYIGIPLRHSIATLDRARVRPEARAAFGLDPNLPTLLVSGGSQGARRLNEVVQQIAPVLQRSGIQILHAVGPKNEVPRVDNMPGMPPYVPVPYVDRMDLAYAAADMMLCRAGAMTVAELSAVGLPAAYVPLPIGNGEQRLNAQPVVKAGGGLLVDDAELTPEWVHGNVLPVLADPHRLYEMSRAAAEFGRRDADDLLVGMVYEAIAARRQA; the protein is encoded by the coding sequence GTGCATGTCGTACTCGCCGGTGGGGGGACCGCCGGCCACATCGAGCCCGCGCTCGCCCTCGCGGACGCCCTGCGCAGGCAGGACCCGACCGTGGGCATCACGGCCCTCGGCACGGAGCGCGGACTGGAGACCAGGCTCGTCCCCGAGCGCGGTTACGAGCTGGCGCTCATCCCCGCGGTCCCGCTGCCGCGCAAGCCCACACCCGAGCTGATCACCGTCCCCGGACGGCTGCGCGGCACCATCAAGGCCGCCGAGCAGATCCTGGAGCGCACCAAGGCCGACTGCGTCGTCGGCTTCGGCGGCTACGTCGCCCTGCCGGGCTACCTCGCCGCCAAGCGGCTGGGCGTGCCGATCGTCGTGCACGAGGCCAACGCCCGCCCCGGCCTCGCCAACAAGATCGGCTCCCGCTACGCGGCGGGCGTGGCCGTCGCCACCCCGGACAGCAAGCTGCGCAACTCCCGCTACATCGGCATCCCGTTGCGGCACTCGATCGCGACCCTCGACCGCGCCCGGGTGCGCCCCGAGGCGCGTGCGGCGTTCGGGCTCGACCCCAATCTGCCGACGCTCCTCGTGTCCGGCGGCTCGCAGGGCGCGCGCCGTCTCAACGAGGTCGTCCAGCAGATCGCGCCGGTCCTCCAGCGCTCCGGGATCCAGATCCTCCACGCGGTCGGCCCGAAGAACGAGGTGCCGCGCGTGGACAACATGCCCGGGATGCCGCCCTATGTGCCGGTACCGTACGTGGACCGGATGGACCTCGCGTACGCCGCGGCCGACATGATGCTCTGCCGCGCGGGCGCGATGACCGTCGCCGAACTCTCCGCCGTCGGCCTGCCCGCCGCCTACGTCCCGCTGCCGATCGGCAACGGCGAACAGCGGCTCAACGCCCAGCCGGTGGTCAAGGCGGGCGGCGGCCTGCTGGTGGACGACGCCGAGCTGACCCCCGAGTGGGTCCACGGCAACGTCCTTCCCGTGCTGGCCGATCCGCACCGGTTGTACGAGATGTCGCGTGCGGCCGCCGAGTTCGGCCGCCGGGACGCCGACGACCTGCTCGTCGGCATGGTGTACGAGGCGATTGCGGCACGCCGCCAGGCGTGA